One part of the Sulfolobus tengchongensis genome encodes these proteins:
- a CDS encoding DUF973 family protein — protein sequence MSQQNIETIGLAKLRNGVTYLIINAILSIISAVILLTILFSMRARLPIISGSIIVLVIGIVLVGLALLNMREGFSLLTSLGRDLRRGITGTSLVLVGLIIFFISILYLLLLLPTIRFGIHRVELTSIIGIVALELIGGIIAFIGYLFVALSFRDLGKFYNNRNLDDGGLFVLIGAILSIFISIVGAIVEIIGFFKIRSGLDEVMKGQYQQQQIPPPSSPIGQIGIGKLYSNGIAEVMIYSQYQLQILNAIIMGTSYSTADISPNQLSIGYNNIKMNFKTSFMFTPGNIYVIQLTLSNGQTLNVTVTYQP from the coding sequence ATGTCCCAACAGAATATCGAAACAATTGGTTTAGCTAAACTGAGAAATGGCGTAACGTATTTAATTATAAATGCTATACTCTCGATCATCTCAGCGGTTATACTTTTAACGATATTATTCTCTATGAGAGCAAGATTACCAATTATTTCTGGTAGTATTATCGTTTTAGTAATCGGAATAGTTCTAGTAGGATTAGCACTTCTTAATATGAGAGAAGGATTTAGTTTATTAACGTCCTTAGGAAGAGATTTAAGAAGAGGAATAACTGGTACTAGTCTGGTCCTTGTAGGTTTAATCATATTCTTTATCTCTATCTTATATCTATTACTCCTTCTTCCAACGATTAGGTTTGGAATTCACCGTGTTGAACTCACCAGCATTATTGGTATTGTCGCACTGGAATTAATTGGCGGGATTATTGCATTTATTGGCTACTTGTTTGTTGCCCTAAGCTTTAGGGATTTAGGTAAGTTCTACAACAACCGCAATCTAGATGATGGTGGGCTATTTGTTTTAATAGGTGCGATACTTAGTATATTTATTTCAATAGTTGGAGCTATTGTAGAAATAATTGGATTTTTTAAGATACGTTCAGGATTAGATGAGGTAATGAAAGGCCAATATCAACAGCAACAGATACCGCCACCTTCCTCACCTATCGGTCAAATAGGAATTGGGAAGCTATATAGTAACGGTATTGCTGAAGTAATGATATATTCTCAATATCAATTACAAATACTAAATGCAATAATAATGGGTACAAGTTATAGCACTGCTGATATATCACCTAATCAGTTATCAATAGGTTATAACAATATTAAAATGAACTTCAAGACTTCCTTTATGTTTACTCCGGGCAATATTTACGTTATACAATTAACCCTATCCAATGGTCAAACTCTAAATGTCACCGTAACATATCAACCATAA
- a CDS encoding pirin family protein: protein MIRGIDGVLKGRDTIDGAGVRLYRVFGGLDTVDLTDPFLLLDFFGSNKVEEYINGFPWHPHRGIETVTLLFEGKVEHQDSLGNKGTIYPGQVQWMTAGSGIFHQEMPKPLDESEIPKYNQDPLLVRGLQLWINLPSYKKMTQPVYRDVKRIPKEKFDFGDVSVLAGEFAGIEGPVKVKSDVDPFYIHVNLNGNMTLKVKQGYTVLAYVVDGKARFAPNSPEIGKGNLVVFTRDGDEIKISGNASFIVLSGRPLNEPVAWYGPIVMNTEDQLIEAFEDLRKGTFIRHKEVLFE from the coding sequence ATGATTCGTGGAATAGATGGAGTATTAAAGGGAAGAGATACAATAGATGGAGCAGGAGTGAGGCTTTACAGAGTCTTTGGAGGCTTAGATACAGTGGACTTAACTGACCCTTTCCTCTTGTTAGACTTTTTTGGATCTAATAAGGTTGAAGAGTACATTAACGGATTTCCTTGGCATCCTCACAGAGGAATTGAAACTGTTACGCTACTATTTGAGGGAAAAGTTGAACATCAAGATAGTCTAGGCAATAAGGGTACGATATATCCTGGGCAAGTCCAGTGGATGACAGCGGGAAGTGGCATATTCCACCAAGAAATGCCTAAGCCTTTAGATGAAAGCGAAATACCTAAATATAATCAGGATCCATTGCTTGTTAGAGGTTTACAACTTTGGATTAATTTGCCTTCTTATAAGAAGATGACACAACCAGTGTATAGAGATGTAAAGAGAATACCTAAAGAGAAATTCGATTTTGGAGATGTTTCGGTACTTGCTGGAGAATTTGCTGGAATAGAGGGACCGGTTAAAGTTAAAAGTGACGTTGATCCCTTTTACATACATGTCAATCTTAATGGAAATATGACTCTAAAGGTGAAGCAAGGATATACTGTGCTAGCTTACGTTGTTGATGGCAAGGCTAGATTTGCGCCTAACTCTCCAGAGATCGGAAAAGGTAATTTAGTGGTATTTACTAGAGACGGAGATGAGATTAAAATTAGTGGGAATGCGAGTTTCATAGTACTATCTGGAAGACCTTTAAATGAACCAGTAGCGTGGTATGGTCCAATAGTTATGAATACAGAAGATCAATTAATTGAAGCCTTTGAGGATTTAAGAAAAGGAACATTCATAAGGCATAAAGAGGTTCTATTTGAATAA
- a CDS encoding metallophosphoesterase family protein produces MIGTRKLRKRWRRLELEWNGKILILSDIHYPFCDVNEINEIIVNEKPSLIILLGDIIVSNEEDYRKFLSNLKIRKNIIYVKGDEDKCRGDFDIIRVKNNGKYYTLLHGHQFVNEEKEYSIANKLRKINEDIPPFLFCVFFRVMLRNFKDTLVLGHSHALRYFKSIRCANAGTLTSLQNLYNDKGYVVIDRDGIRVVNRRV; encoded by the coding sequence TTGATAGGAACTAGAAAATTACGTAAAAGGTGGAGGCGACTTGAACTAGAATGGAATGGTAAAATCTTAATCTTATCTGACATCCATTACCCTTTTTGTGACGTTAATGAAATAAATGAGATTATAGTGAATGAGAAACCATCATTGATTATCCTTCTAGGAGATATAATAGTTTCTAACGAAGAAGATTACAGAAAGTTTCTTTCAAATTTAAAAATAAGAAAAAACATAATTTACGTTAAAGGCGATGAGGATAAATGTAGGGGCGATTTCGATATTATTAGGGTAAAAAATAATGGGAAATATTATACTCTTCTTCATGGACATCAGTTCGTAAATGAGGAAAAGGAGTACAGTATAGCTAACAAGTTGAGAAAAATAAACGAAGATATTCCACCTTTTCTCTTTTGTGTATTTTTCAGAGTAATGCTAAGAAACTTTAAGGATACCCTAGTTCTGGGGCACTCACATGCTTTAAGATATTTTAAAAGTATAAGGTGCGCAAATGCGGGTACTTTGACCAGTTTACAGAACCTTTACAACGATAAAGGATATGTTGTTATTGACAGAGACGGTATTAGAGTGGTAAATAGGCGAGTTTAA
- a CDS encoding secondary thiamine-phosphate synthase enzyme YjbQ, translated as MKIHFEEIYVSTTKQFELIDITDQVEEIVRKSGVNNGICLVFVAHSTAAIIANEHERGLMEDILTKIKELVEPNRGWKHNLIDDNAHAHLGGTLLGADRVFPVRNGKLVRGTWQNIFLVELDGPRSERRITVEVLGE; from the coding sequence ATGAAAATTCACTTTGAAGAAATATACGTTTCCACAACGAAACAGTTTGAGTTAATTGATATAACTGATCAAGTTGAAGAGATAGTGAGGAAGAGTGGAGTTAATAATGGAATTTGTTTAGTTTTCGTAGCTCATTCTACTGCTGCAATTATTGCAAACGAGCATGAGAGGGGATTAATGGAGGATATCTTAACAAAAATAAAGGAGTTAGTAGAACCAAATAGAGGATGGAAGCATAATTTAATTGATGATAACGCTCACGCACATCTTGGCGGAACCTTATTAGGTGCAGATAGGGTTTTTCCAGTTAGAAACGGAAAATTAGTGAGAGGAACCTGGCAGAACATTTTCCTTGTAGAATTAGATGGTCCAAGAAGTGAAAGAAGAATCACTGTAGAAGTTCTAGGTGAATAG